One stretch of Streptomyces sp. A2-16 DNA includes these proteins:
- a CDS encoding NUDIX hydrolase has product MQWTKQNEQTVYENRWFSVNLADVELPDGRHLDHFLIRLRPVAVATVVNEANEVLLLWRHRFITDSWGWELAAGVVEDGEDIAVAAARELEEETGWRPGPLQHLMSVEPSNGLTDARHHIYWAEEGEYVGHPVDDFESDRREWVPLKLVPDMVARGEVPAANMAAALLLLHHLRLGQDTLP; this is encoded by the coding sequence GTGCAGTGGACGAAACAGAACGAACAAACCGTGTATGAAAACCGCTGGTTCAGCGTGAATCTCGCCGATGTCGAACTACCGGACGGGCGGCATCTCGACCACTTCCTGATACGGCTGAGGCCGGTCGCCGTCGCCACCGTGGTGAACGAGGCCAACGAAGTGCTCCTGCTGTGGCGCCACCGCTTCATCACCGACAGCTGGGGCTGGGAACTGGCCGCGGGTGTCGTCGAGGACGGCGAGGACATCGCCGTCGCGGCCGCCAGGGAGCTCGAGGAGGAGACCGGCTGGCGGCCGGGGCCGCTCCAGCACCTGATGAGTGTGGAGCCCTCCAACGGGCTCACCGACGCCCGGCACCACATCTACTGGGCCGAGGAGGGCGAGTACGTCGGGCACCCCGTGGACGACTTCGAGTCGGACCGCCGGGAATGGGTCCCCCTGAAGCTCGTTCCCGACATGGTCGCCCGTGGGGAGGTCCCGGCCGCCAACATGGCGGCCGCGTTACTGCTGTTGCATCACCTGAGGCTCGGTCAGGACACCTTGCCCTGA
- a CDS encoding transcriptional regulator gives MQPNTLLDAILDEAGISHAGLAAHVNQAGRARGLALRYEHTAVARWLKGQRPRGQVPDLICEVLAGRLQRPVTLDDIGLGVPGEPSAPHGTSLSGFVERATALWRSDEQQRPHILGAPAVTGTPAVMPVWEWENPPEDVDVSRGGRHRVTHADIEMLRAARTHYEQMYRKAGGVATRSRIVGFLNAEAAPLLRGSYTDGTGRQLHRATGGLVAVAGICAYDSDAHGLAQRYFHQALRLAKASGDRGLGAYVIALLVNQSLFMREYRQAVAFAEAALRAAGKHITPALACDLYAMQAKAYAHLGDGTTALSCIRRAEQAAERIRRGYEPDETGYVQPGLVNVQVAEALLSLGELAAAAAHAAAAVDNPAHDRGRVHRLAMLSTIELRQGNADKAVATAVQMAEQARGMESQRLRDRLRAVREHLVRSGCAGTAAAAELIDGALRVPL, from the coding sequence ATGCAGCCCAACACTCTGCTCGACGCGATCCTCGACGAAGCCGGGATCTCGCACGCGGGGCTTGCCGCACATGTGAACCAGGCGGGGAGGGCACGCGGCCTGGCGCTCAGGTACGAACACACCGCCGTGGCGCGGTGGTTGAAGGGCCAGCGCCCGCGCGGCCAGGTGCCCGACCTGATCTGCGAGGTGCTCGCCGGCCGGCTCCAACGCCCCGTGACCCTCGACGACATCGGCCTCGGGGTCCCCGGCGAGCCCTCCGCCCCGCACGGCACCTCCCTGTCCGGCTTCGTCGAGCGGGCCACCGCCCTGTGGCGCTCCGACGAACAGCAGCGCCCGCACATCCTGGGCGCCCCCGCGGTCACCGGCACGCCCGCCGTCATGCCCGTGTGGGAGTGGGAGAACCCGCCCGAGGACGTCGACGTCTCCCGCGGCGGCCGGCACCGGGTCACCCACGCCGACATCGAGATGCTGCGCGCGGCCCGCACCCACTACGAGCAGATGTACCGCAAGGCCGGCGGGGTGGCGACCCGGAGCCGGATCGTCGGCTTCCTCAACGCCGAGGCCGCCCCGCTGCTGCGCGGCAGCTACACCGACGGGACGGGCCGTCAACTGCACCGGGCCACCGGCGGACTGGTCGCCGTCGCCGGCATCTGCGCCTACGACTCCGACGCGCACGGTCTCGCCCAGCGCTACTTCCACCAGGCGCTCCGGCTCGCCAAGGCCAGTGGGGACAGGGGACTCGGCGCGTATGTGATCGCACTTCTCGTCAACCAGTCCCTGTTCATGCGGGAGTACCGCCAGGCCGTCGCCTTCGCCGAGGCCGCGCTCAGGGCCGCGGGCAAGCACATCACCCCGGCGCTCGCCTGCGACCTCTACGCGATGCAGGCCAAGGCGTACGCCCACCTCGGCGACGGCACGACCGCGCTGTCCTGCATCCGGCGGGCGGAGCAGGCCGCCGAACGCATCCGGCGCGGATACGAGCCCGACGAGACCGGCTATGTCCAGCCGGGACTCGTCAACGTCCAGGTGGCGGAGGCGCTCCTCAGCCTCGGCGAACTCGCGGCCGCCGCCGCGCACGCCGCGGCCGCCGTCGACAACCCGGCCCACGACCGGGGCCGGGTGCACCGGCTCGCCATGCTCAGCACGATCGAACTGCGCCAGGGCAACGCCGACAAGGCGGTGGCCACCGCCGTGCAGATGGCGGAGCAGGCGCGGGGAATGGAGTCCCAGCGCCTGCGCGACAGACTCAGAGCGGTGCGTGAACATCTGGTCCGCAGTGGCTGCGCGGGCACGGCCGCTGCAGCCGAACTGATCGACGGCGCACTGCGCGTGCCTCTGTAG
- a CDS encoding PP2C family protein-serine/threonine phosphatase — MMCIKAAVPRVGSLRRVLSMGLPTVWGAVAITYKLTCPLAQQNGLGARVVTSAVFFAVGTGLIVHVRRALLRELRQAKQVAGAAQSVLLRPLPPSVDGLTVAAAQLSADRGATIGGDLYEAVATEHGVRVVMGDVRGHGLAAIGTAAAVLGSFREAVHDEPELAGVLRRLDRALARHLRERAERDCTVAEEFVTLLLLEIGRDGELHALNCGHPWPYLLSGSLVEPLSRVDPMPPLGPFPLPADLSGLRCGQLLPGESLVLHTDGAEDARDAGGRFFSLREVLRDAGETPQAVLGRVFTALLHHSGGTPKDDVALLVLKNDRQLQPTQGARGTARTATTAPRSTTHLQGNGV, encoded by the coding sequence ATGATGTGCATCAAGGCTGCTGTTCCCCGGGTGGGGTCGTTGCGCCGTGTGCTCTCGATGGGCCTGCCCACCGTGTGGGGTGCCGTCGCGATCACCTACAAGCTGACCTGCCCGCTCGCACAGCAGAACGGCCTGGGTGCGCGGGTCGTCACCAGTGCCGTGTTCTTCGCGGTGGGCACCGGGCTGATCGTCCACGTCCGGCGCGCTCTGCTGCGTGAGCTCAGGCAGGCCAAGCAGGTCGCGGGCGCCGCCCAGAGCGTGCTGCTGCGGCCGTTGCCCCCGAGCGTCGACGGGCTCACCGTGGCCGCGGCCCAGCTGTCCGCCGACCGGGGCGCGACCATCGGCGGCGACCTGTACGAGGCCGTCGCCACCGAGCACGGCGTCCGAGTCGTCATGGGGGACGTGCGCGGCCACGGCCTCGCCGCCATCGGGACGGCCGCCGCGGTCCTCGGCAGTTTCCGCGAGGCCGTCCACGACGAGCCCGAACTCGCGGGCGTGCTGCGCAGACTGGACCGCGCCCTCGCCCGCCACCTGCGCGAGCGCGCCGAGCGGGACTGCACGGTCGCCGAGGAGTTCGTCACGCTGCTCCTGCTGGAGATCGGCCGGGACGGCGAGCTGCACGCGCTCAACTGCGGTCACCCGTGGCCGTACTTGCTCAGCGGGTCGCTCGTCGAGCCGCTCTCCCGCGTGGACCCGATGCCGCCGCTCGGCCCGTTCCCGCTGCCCGCCGACTTGTCGGGGCTGCGGTGCGGGCAGCTGCTGCCGGGGGAGAGCCTGGTCCTGCACACGGACGGTGCCGAGGACGCGAGGGACGCCGGTGGCCGTTTCTTTTCCCTGCGCGAGGTGCTCAGGGATGCAGGAGAGACGCCTCAAGCGGTTCTGGGCAGGGTTTTCACGGCACTTCTTCACCACTCGGGTGGCACCCCGAAGGATGACGTGGCCTTACTGGTGCTGAAAAACGACCGTCAACTGCAGCCCACCCAAGGGGCGCGTGGAACTGCGCGAACGGCCACGACGGCGCCGCGGTCGACAACGCACCTCCAGGGCAACGGTGTTTAG
- a CDS encoding 3-hydroxybutyryl-CoA dehydrogenase, with translation MKTSERDEVTDFPAGDIARVGVVGCGQMGAGIAEVCARAGLDVKVAETTGEALEIGRTRLFNSLTKAAERGKISADELAATQARLSFTTDLGEFADRDLVIEAVVENEQVKTEIFQVLDQVVTRPDAILASNTSSIPLVRLAVATSRPDQVVGIHFFNPAPVQKLVELIPALTTSEGTLARAQSFAEKLLGKHAIRAQDRSGFVVNALLIPYLLSAIRMFESGIASREDIDNGMELGCAHPMGPLKLSDLIGLDTVASVAFSMYEEYKEPLYAAPPLLQRMVDAGRLGRKSGSGFYTYG, from the coding sequence GTGAAGACCAGCGAAAGGGACGAAGTGACGGACTTCCCGGCGGGAGACATCGCACGCGTCGGAGTGGTGGGCTGCGGCCAGATGGGGGCGGGCATCGCCGAGGTGTGCGCCCGTGCCGGTCTGGACGTGAAGGTCGCCGAGACCACCGGCGAGGCCCTGGAGATCGGCCGCACCCGGCTGTTCAACTCCCTGACCAAGGCCGCCGAACGCGGCAAGATCAGCGCGGACGAGCTGGCGGCCACGCAGGCCCGGCTCTCCTTCACCACCGACCTCGGCGAGTTCGCGGACCGTGACCTCGTCATCGAGGCCGTCGTGGAGAACGAGCAGGTGAAGACGGAGATCTTCCAGGTGCTCGACCAGGTGGTGACCCGCCCGGACGCGATCCTGGCCTCCAACACCTCCTCCATCCCGCTGGTGCGGCTCGCGGTCGCCACCTCGCGGCCCGACCAGGTCGTCGGCATCCACTTCTTCAACCCGGCCCCGGTGCAGAAGCTCGTCGAGCTGATCCCGGCGCTGACCACCTCCGAGGGCACCCTGGCCCGCGCCCAGTCCTTCGCCGAGAAGCTCCTCGGCAAGCACGCGATCCGCGCCCAGGACCGCTCCGGCTTCGTGGTCAACGCACTGCTGATCCCGTATCTCCTGTCCGCGATCCGGATGTTCGAGTCGGGCATCGCCAGCCGCGAGGACATCGACAACGGCATGGAGCTCGGCTGCGCCCACCCGATGGGCCCGCTGAAGCTGTCCGACCTGATCGGCCTGGACACCGTCGCCTCGGTCGCGTTCAGCATGTACGAGGAGTACAAGGAGCCCCTGTACGCCGCTCCCCCGCTGCTCCAGCGCATGGTCGACGCGGGCCGGCTGGGCCGCAAGTCCGGCTCGGGCTTCTACACCTACGGCTGA